One genomic segment of Oncorhynchus masou masou isolate Uvic2021 chromosome 16, UVic_Omas_1.1, whole genome shotgun sequence includes these proteins:
- the LOC135557419 gene encoding cytochrome c oxidase subunit 7A2, mitochondrial-like: MYRHIQALQQVSRRTLSTSARRQVENKVPHKQKHFQEDNGVPIHLKGGVSDAILYRATMALTILGSAYVVYELVCAAFPKKKE, encoded by the exons ATGTACCGACACATTCAA gcgctccagcaggtgtcgCGGCGGACACTGAGCACCAGTGCGCGCAGGCAGGTGGAGAACAAGGTACCACATAAACAGAAGCATTTCCAG GAGGACAATGGGGTTCCAATCCATTTGAAAGGAGGTGTCAGCGACGCCATCCTGTACAGAGCAACAATGGCACTCACCATCCTAG GATCTGCATATGTCGTATATGAACTGGTTTGTGCCGCTTTCCCCAAGAAGAAGGAGTGA